In Candidatus Vogelbacteria bacterium, the following proteins share a genomic window:
- a CDS encoding class A beta-lactamase-related serine hydrolase has protein sequence MMAFTKINKNYFRIIFEVLILCAGITLGLIINKPDEPQTIESVRETSSSYKFINPLLFVKVPEDPADSEYSSLKKIIGQYVENVIDQKKVSEMSVYYRNLNTSQWISINPEETFYPASMLKVATLISVLRVAESDPHLLSRTVSLNGDDSFLKEGQTKYQSENPVKSGYSYTIKELVDRLAIDSDNAADNALQNIVGENKILKTYHDLKLPEPGPRSQGNTYTAREYSHLWRALYNGTYLSRTLSEQVLELLSRTKFTQGLVAGVPADIVVSHKFGVRTVLTDNSSTSPLYRELHDCGIVYNKNAPYFICVMTRGNDFDTLESVIKDISKITWDHISNLNSQ, from the coding sequence ATGATGGCGTTCACAAAAATTAATAAAAACTACTTTCGAATTATTTTTGAAGTCCTTATTTTGTGTGCAGGAATCACTTTGGGTTTGATTATTAATAAACCAGACGAACCTCAAACAATAGAAAGTGTTCGGGAAACTTCATCAAGTTACAAGTTTATCAATCCCCTCCTGTTTGTAAAAGTCCCCGAAGATCCAGCTGACTCTGAGTACTCATCACTTAAAAAAATAATCGGCCAGTACGTAGAAAATGTAATTGATCAAAAAAAGGTTAGTGAAATGTCAGTATATTACCGCAACCTAAACACAAGCCAATGGATCTCCATCAACCCAGAAGAAACTTTCTACCCAGCCAGCATGCTTAAAGTGGCAACTCTAATTTCTGTTCTTCGAGTGGCCGAATCAGATCCCCACCTTCTTTCTCGCACCGTTAGCTTAAATGGTGATGATAGTTTCCTTAAGGAAGGTCAAACAAAGTACCAGTCAGAAAACCCAGTAAAAAGCGGTTATTCATACACCATCAAAGAACTAGTTGACCGCCTCGCAATAGACTCAGACAACGCCGCGGACAATGCTCTTCAAAACATTGTTGGAGAAAATAAAATTTTAAAGACCTATCATGATCTTAAGCTTCCGGAACCAGGACCACGCTCTCAAGGTAATACCTACACCGCCCGAGAATATTCCCATCTTTGGAGAGCTCTCTATAACGGCACATACCTGTCACGCACTCTTTCAGAACAAGTTTTAGAGCTTCTTAGCCGAACAAAATTTACACAAGGCCTTGTGGCGGGAGTACCAGCTGACATAGTTGTTTCTCACAAATTTGGTGTACGCACTGTCCTGACTGACAACTCTTCAACTTCTCCTTTATATCGAGAGCTCCATGATTGCGGTATCGTCTATAATAAAAATGCACCCTATTTTATTTGCGTTATGACTCGCGGAAATGATTTCGACACACTTGAATCAGTCATCAAGGATATTTCTAAAATAACCTGGGATCATATTTCAAATCTTAACTCGCAATAA
- a CDS encoding HAD hydrolase-like protein, with product MERLDNEIQSELTEEDRKDREDFLYLLSIMDKQRAVGVTQPLDYQDAITYRDTVESFSEHQEREGSITTLFNDIIFDFDGVLYDSTYSVYRALELTLDKKADKNIPTPTSVEDIANSYQAPFQDYYKRFGISLNTPEELTDFKDTYREVQTQVNNEHHTPAALYPEVKDVLNKLKEAKQNNPNLKIHIISAGSEKYIKEVLAKENIAEDFDEIHADCHDKSGMIQIIADKGETREKTVMIGDLPSDIKDAKRVEGVKTIAVARGDNEYKRLGMYLPDYIVEDLEGVLDLRSYSKELRQEEEHE from the coding sequence ATGGAAAGATTAGATAATGAAATTCAATCAGAATTAACAGAAGAAGATCGAAAAGATCGTGAAGACTTTTTGTATCTCCTGTCAATTATGGATAAACAAAGAGCAGTAGGGGTGACCCAACCTTTAGACTATCAGGACGCTATTACATATCGAGATACTGTAGAATCTTTTTCCGAACACCAAGAACGTGAGGGATCAATCACGACACTTTTTAATGATATAATTTTTGATTTTGACGGCGTTTTGTATGACAGTACATATTCAGTTTATCGAGCTTTAGAGCTTACATTGGACAAGAAAGCAGATAAAAATATACCAACACCAACGAGCGTTGAGGATATCGCCAACTCTTATCAAGCTCCTTTCCAAGATTACTATAAGCGTTTTGGTATATCGTTAAATACGCCAGAAGAGTTAACAGACTTTAAGGATACCTATCGGGAAGTTCAAACTCAAGTAAATAATGAACACCATACTCCAGCTGCTCTGTATCCAGAAGTTAAGGATGTTTTGAATAAACTTAAAGAAGCGAAACAGAATAATCCAAATCTGAAAATCCACATAATCTCAGCTGGGTCGGAGAAGTATATTAAAGAGGTTTTAGCGAAAGAGAATATTGCTGAAGATTTTGATGAGATACATGCAGACTGTCATGATAAATCGGGAATGATACAGATTATTGCGGATAAAGGAGAAACCCGGGAAAAAACAGTAATGATTGGCGATTTGCCGAGTGATATTAAAGATGCCAAGAGAGTTGAAGGGGTCAAGACAATAGCGGTAGCTCGAGGAGACAATGAATATAAAAGATTAGGAATGTATCTACCTGATTATATTGTTGAGGACTTAGAAGGTGTACTAGATTTGCGTTCATATAGTAAAGAATTACGTCAAGAAGAAGAACATGAGTAA
- a CDS encoding collagen-like protein, which translates to MTNYLYEQSGSAIGFYRDKFIYDMKGNPVGQINGTHVHKLTGQYVGELEGDMVLDKRLGNYGNIGNPGNPGSPGSPGNPGNRGNRGYTGYEEVFKRLLE; encoded by the coding sequence ATGACAAATTATTTATATGAACAATCGGGGAGTGCTATAGGTTTCTACAGGGATAAATTCATTTACGACATGAAGGGTAATCCTGTGGGTCAAATTAATGGTACCCATGTGCACAAATTAACTGGTCAATACGTTGGTGAACTCGAAGGAGATATGGTTTTAGATAAGAGGCTCGGAAATTATGGGAATATTGGAAATCCAGGGAACCCAGGAAGTCCCGGTTCACCAGGAAATCCTGGGAACCGTGGTAATCGTGGCTATACAGGATATGAAGAAGTCTTTAAAAGGCTACTTGAATAA
- a CDS encoding cytochrome b5 domain-containing protein, protein MNTKILIFTVVLVFAFFGGAYFILSPIAKQELDGPVVEQEASSTPTTMVVEKVLEKKPVDKEPSKAPSPVSVTAPLVVPVNTSTDTPASPVVASGYTMVEVEAHASADSCWSVIAGNVYDLTAYIPKHPGGSGKILKICGKDGSSLFEGQHGGESKPEAILENYKIGKLQ, encoded by the coding sequence ATGAATACAAAAATACTCATCTTTACTGTTGTGCTAGTTTTTGCTTTTTTTGGTGGAGCCTATTTTATTTTATCCCCAATAGCTAAGCAGGAGCTTGATGGTCCGGTAGTAGAACAGGAAGCTTCTAGTACTCCAACCACTATGGTTGTTGAAAAAGTGTTGGAGAAAAAACCTGTAGACAAAGAGCCTTCAAAGGCGCCTAGCCCTGTTTCTGTTACAGCTCCACTAGTCGTTCCGGTTAATACTAGTACTGACACCCCTGCGTCGCCGGTGGTTGCTTCTGGTTATACTATGGTAGAAGTAGAGGCTCATGCTTCGGCTGACTCGTGCTGGTCCGTGATTGCTGGAAATGTGTACGATCTAACCGCTTATATTCCCAAGCATCCAGGTGGTTCAGGTAAGATTCTAAAAATTTGTGGTAAAGACGGGTCATCTCTATTTGAAGGTCAACATGGGGGTGAGTCAAAACCAGAAGCGATTTTAGAAAATTATAAAATAGGAAAATTACAATAA
- a CDS encoding septal ring lytic transglycosylase RlpA family protein produces the protein MMWIGFVGGPASSDQTIIDSQSKAKMVVVSWYGEELHGSPMANGERFDKRDPTTVAHKELPFGTLVELTNPETGQTLTVEVRDRGPFARGRTFDLSEAGAEKLGFKDKGVTSLESRVVLQPD, from the coding sequence GTGATGTGGATTGGTTTTGTCGGAGGTCCGGCTTCTTCGGATCAGACAATAATTGATTCTCAATCAAAGGCCAAGATGGTGGTGGTGAGTTGGTATGGTGAGGAGTTACATGGTAGCCCTATGGCCAACGGGGAGCGCTTTGATAAGCGCGATCCAACGACAGTTGCCCATAAAGAGCTTCCATTTGGGACGCTCGTAGAGCTGACCAACCCCGAAACCGGTCAGACTTTGACGGTTGAAGTTAGAGATCGGGGCCCGTTTGCTCGCGGCCGAACATTTGACTTGTCGGAAGCTGGAGCTGAAAAGCTCGGCTTTAAAGACAAGGGTGTGACCAGTTTGGAGTCTAGGGTTGTCCTTCAACCCGATTAG
- the rplU gene encoding 50S ribosomal protein L21: MSFAVIKTGGKQYVVREGEALTIEKLPQPENGKITFTEVLLMDDGKKTTVGTPTIAGATIEADFVAEGRAKKITIVKYKNKTRARKKQGHRQPFTKVSIKKV; the protein is encoded by the coding sequence ATGTCATTTGCAGTTATTAAAACCGGGGGCAAACAATACGTGGTCCGAGAAGGGGAGGCTCTTACTATTGAAAAGCTTCCACAACCAGAAAACGGCAAGATTACCTTTACTGAGGTGCTTTTGATGGATGATGGTAAGAAGACTACTGTTGGTACTCCGACTATCGCTGGGGCAACTATTGAAGCTGATTTTGTCGCTGAAGGCCGAGCTAAGAAAATCACGATTGTTAAATATAAAAACAAGACTCGAGCTCGTAAAAAGCAAGGTCACCGTCAACCTTTTACTAAAGTTAGTATCAAGAAAGTTTAA
- a CDS encoding toprim domain-containing protein, which produces MSNPIVKLSELFVKFPGIGPRQARRFVYYLLHHDRKTAEEIIEAIQELKASTLQCSGCFRFFTKKNYNQAGALCEICSDETADHSTLIIVEKDADLENVRKAGSYNGLYFVLGGLVPILDKNPEARIRIGALKKRIETLLKNNQLKELILALSASVEGDNTADYVHAELRDLATKNNLTISTLGRGLSTGTELEYSDPDTIREALRGRRV; this is translated from the coding sequence ATGTCCAACCCTATCGTTAAATTATCTGAGTTGTTTGTAAAATTTCCCGGCATTGGTCCTCGCCAAGCTCGGCGGTTTGTTTACTATTTACTCCACCATGACCGTAAAACAGCCGAAGAAATAATCGAAGCGATTCAAGAATTAAAAGCTTCAACTCTTCAATGCTCTGGTTGTTTTCGTTTCTTCACCAAAAAGAACTACAACCAAGCTGGGGCTTTGTGTGAGATTTGTAGTGACGAAACCGCTGATCATTCCACTTTAATTATTGTTGAAAAGGATGCTGATTTAGAAAATGTTCGCAAAGCTGGTAGTTATAACGGCTTGTATTTCGTCCTTGGTGGCTTGGTGCCTATTCTAGACAAAAATCCTGAAGCTCGGATTCGGATAGGCGCTCTCAAAAAAAGAATCGAGACCTTATTAAAAAACAACCAACTAAAAGAGTTGATTTTAGCCCTCAGTGCTAGCGTTGAGGGTGACAACACCGCTGACTATGTTCATGCGGAATTGCGGGACCTAGCTACTAAAAATAACCTTACTATTTCCACCCTCGGGCGAGGGTTGTCTACCGGCACCGAGCTTGAATACTCTGACCCAGACACGATTCGTGAAGCCCTGCGCGGTCGCAGAGTCTAA
- the dnaB gene encoding replicative DNA helicase, with amino-acid sequence MSDNNDKPFASPGLKVPPHDLTAEQAFLGSVMLRPEVMHEVVDVVYPDDMYSGKHRIIFKTIRALYDDHDPIDAVSVGNKLKDNKQLDQAGGASYLAELMNSVPSASNAEYYGEIVAKKSALRRLIASADKILELGYNERDHVDSIFDKAEHLIFNLASFTKKTFAPIRETLSEVWERFDKLNGTDVGMRGVPTGYKDIDNKLSGLQKSDLVILAARPSVGKTSFALDIARNVSCHQGKTVAFFSLEMSKDQLAERMLSGESGIDLWHLRNGKVGKEDDLIRLRDALETLSKAQLIVDDSPSINITQMKASARRIKAEFGLDLIIVDYLQLMIPKRDTDSMVQQVTEISRSLKALARELEVPVVALSQLSRDVEKRGGKPRLSDLRDSGSIEQDADVVMFIHREDRLNEGSDRKNIAEIIIAKHRNGPTGEVELFFDAERTRFLSIEKGDFGGFGGPPAPAYTNNNTNGFGGF; translated from the coding sequence GATATGTATTCCGGTAAACACCGGATTATTTTCAAAACTATTCGCGCTCTTTATGACGACCACGATCCGATCGACGCTGTCTCAGTTGGCAACAAGCTAAAAGATAATAAACAACTAGACCAAGCCGGTGGCGCTAGTTATTTGGCGGAATTAATGAACTCCGTCCCCTCTGCTTCTAACGCCGAGTACTATGGTGAAATTGTCGCCAAGAAATCTGCTCTCCGTCGCCTCATCGCTTCGGCTGATAAAATACTGGAACTCGGTTACAACGAACGCGATCACGTTGATAGTATTTTCGACAAAGCCGAACATTTGATTTTCAACCTTGCTAGTTTTACCAAAAAAACTTTTGCCCCGATTCGCGAAACCTTATCAGAAGTTTGGGAACGATTCGACAAACTCAACGGGACCGATGTCGGTATGCGCGGAGTGCCAACTGGTTACAAAGATATCGATAACAAACTTTCTGGTCTCCAAAAATCAGACTTAGTGATTCTCGCCGCTCGACCATCGGTGGGTAAAACTTCTTTTGCTCTCGATATCGCTCGGAATGTCTCTTGCCATCAAGGCAAGACAGTCGCTTTCTTCTCATTGGAAATGTCTAAAGATCAATTGGCGGAACGTATGCTCTCTGGTGAAAGTGGTATTGATTTGTGGCATTTGCGTAATGGCAAAGTTGGCAAAGAAGATGACCTGATTCGCCTGCGCGATGCTTTAGAAACTTTATCTAAAGCTCAACTAATCGTTGATGACTCACCTAGTATTAATATTACTCAAATGAAAGCCTCGGCCCGACGTATTAAAGCTGAATTCGGTCTTGATTTAATCATTGTTGATTACTTACAACTAATGATTCCAAAACGCGACACGGACTCGATGGTCCAACAGGTAACCGAAATCTCTCGCTCCCTTAAAGCCTTGGCTCGTGAATTAGAGGTCCCGGTTGTGGCTTTGTCACAACTCTCTCGAGATGTGGAAAAACGTGGCGGTAAGCCTCGTCTATCGGACTTGCGTGACTCTGGTTCGATCGAACAAGACGCCGACGTGGTCATGTTTATTCACCGTGAAGACCGTCTCAACGAAGGTTCTGATCGGAAAAATATTGCCGAGATTATTATTGCCAAACACCGCAACGGACCAACTGGTGAAGTAGAACTCTTCTTCGACGCTGAACGCACTCGCTTCCTAAGTATTGAAAAAGGTGACTTCGGTGGCTTTGGTGGTCCACCAGCCCCAGCTTATACCAACAACAACACCAACGGCTTTGGTGGTTTCTAA
- a CDS encoding septation protein IspZ: MENKTKNFSLKLALNLFIEFGPIVLFFIIFNLVDFVNATIALVVVVLIAFLLSTYVEKRIAIFSLFSSGLIIIFGGVTVFSSNPTYLIFKDTLFWGLLFLIILGYYLKGVLILKKLFISIFDITDNGWRIVSIRWMVFAFLLAFSNQLALWYFTTEQWVNYKMVTLLAFILFSMWQFLLSRKERNPNANSWGMKI, translated from the coding sequence ATGGAAAACAAGACAAAAAACTTCTCACTCAAATTAGCACTAAATTTATTTATAGAATTTGGACCAATAGTACTTTTCTTTATTATTTTTAATTTGGTTGATTTTGTAAACGCAACTATCGCCCTGGTAGTTGTTGTTTTGATTGCTTTTCTTTTATCAACATATGTCGAAAAAAGAATCGCCATTTTCTCTCTTTTTTCATCTGGTTTAATTATTATTTTTGGGGGAGTGACTGTTTTCTCATCAAACCCTACCTATCTGATCTTTAAAGACACATTATTCTGGGGTTTATTATTTCTGATTATACTTGGATACTATCTTAAAGGGGTTCTGATATTGAAAAAACTTTTTATTAGTATCTTCGATATTACAGATAATGGGTGGAGGATTGTCTCTATAAGATGGATGGTGTTTGCTTTTCTATTGGCTTTCTCTAATCAGCTGGCGTTGTGGTATTTTACGACGGAGCAGTGGGTTAACTACAAGATGGTGACCTTGCTTGCTTTCATTCTGTTTTCGATGTGGCAGTTTCTGCTTTCTCGTAAAGAACGAAATCCAAATGCAAACTCGTGGGGTATGAAAATATGA
- a CDS encoding AAA family ATPase: protein MSKGKIVAVIGAPRSGKSFLVNKLAETLDFYPFLEGQGDVFPDFIENDIKNNQNSLRRILWFRNKQIDHFLEAIDLQESKSGILLDTFWIDYQMYVDVLLEGYDKSVAQEMAQIDLKSLQWPDIILYLKNNEAGTRKFIELGGRDFDTGNFYKDIIVPLQEKYERVFDLVPSTTTLITLDRSEMDFENKEDIIKLIKKMDL from the coding sequence ATGAGTAAGGGTAAGATTGTTGCCGTCATCGGGGCCCCTCGTAGTGGAAAGTCATTTTTAGTAAACAAGCTGGCTGAGACTTTAGATTTCTACCCATTTTTAGAAGGCCAGGGGGATGTTTTCCCAGATTTTATAGAGAACGATATAAAAAATAATCAAAATTCCTTACGAAGGATTTTATGGTTTCGTAACAAGCAAATTGACCATTTTCTAGAAGCAATAGACCTACAGGAATCTAAATCAGGAATCTTACTTGATACATTTTGGATTGATTACCAAATGTATGTTGATGTCTTACTGGAAGGTTATGACAAGAGTGTAGCTCAAGAAATGGCTCAGATAGATTTAAAAAGTCTTCAATGGCCTGATATTATTTTGTATTTAAAAAATAATGAAGCAGGAACTAGAAAATTTATAGAGTTGGGTGGTAGGGATTTTGATACGGGCAACTTTTATAAAGATATTATCGTCCCACTACAAGAGAAGTATGAAAGAGTTTTTGATCTTGTTCCGTCGACCACAACTCTGATTACCCTTGATCGGAGTGAGATGGATTTTGAAAATAAGGAAGATATTATTAAGCTGATAAAAAAGATGGATTTGTAA
- a CDS encoding DUF1295 domain-containing protein: MNYYLTLGLILFVYMSLWFVVSLVKKRNDVADVAWGLGFVLISWISFFLVDYSGPREILINILVTIWGLRLAWHIHTRNKGKSEDYRYLAWRKEWGQWFYLRSFLQVYLLQGLLLFLIVLPVLVINKNSEPTLGVLDFLGVLVWLLGFYFEVVGDAQLVRFIKNPANKGKLMQGGLWAYTRHPNYFGEVVQWWGIWLVALSVPNGAFAIIGPLTITTLILKVSGIPMLEKKMAENPEFVEYKKKTSMFIPLPRK, translated from the coding sequence ATGAACTATTATTTAACCCTTGGTCTAATCCTGTTTGTCTACATGAGCCTTTGGTTCGTAGTTTCTTTAGTGAAAAAAAGAAACGATGTGGCTGATGTGGCTTGGGGCTTAGGTTTTGTACTTATAAGTTGGATATCATTTTTTCTTGTTGATTATTCTGGACCGCGAGAGATTCTAATAAATATCTTAGTAACTATTTGGGGGTTGCGCCTCGCTTGGCATATCCACACTCGCAATAAGGGAAAGAGTGAGGATTATCGCTATTTGGCGTGGCGCAAAGAGTGGGGTCAGTGGTTTTATCTACGTTCGTTTCTACAGGTTTATCTTTTGCAGGGCCTGTTACTATTCTTGATTGTTTTACCAGTGCTGGTGATAAATAAAAATTCAGAACCAACCCTAGGTGTGTTGGATTTTTTGGGGGTGCTGGTCTGGTTACTTGGTTTTTATTTTGAAGTTGTAGGTGATGCTCAGTTGGTTCGATTTATTAAAAACCCAGCAAACAAGGGTAAGTTAATGCAAGGTGGTTTATGGGCTTACACACGCCATCCAAATTATTTTGGGGAAGTGGTACAATGGTGGGGTATTTGGCTGGTCGCGTTGTCTGTCCCAAATGGTGCTTTTGCTATAATAGGACCTCTAACTATTACTACCTTGATTTTAAAAGTTTCTGGCATACCAATGTTAGAGAAAAAGATGGCTGAGAATCCTGAGTTTGTAGAGTACAAAAAAAAGACGAGTATGTTTATTCCTTTGCCTAGAAAATAA
- a CDS encoding DNA recombination protein RmuC has product MILYITLGVIVGVVGGAVVVWLLLNKTKEGSQVADQSMLLLQNQLQDLIRTVDQKLSDSSTMIQTSMQGQFGESQKLVNQFLGEITKMTEKVTRVEETGKQMIGFADQLQNMQDIFKNPKQRGVIGEYYLETLLKNVLPTGSYQMQYPFSDGTIVDAVVFVKDKIIPVDSKFSLENYNRLAEERDPLERERLEKLFKTDLKNRIDETAKYVKPNEKTMDFAFMFIPHEAVYYDLLVTQVGAVKVNTRDLVEYAFKEKHVIIVSPTSFLAYLQTVLQGLKALQIEEQAVEIRKRVEDLGKHIGAYDEYLKKLGNALGTTVSHYNTAYKEFKKVDKDVLRVTGVGGEIEPIVLDKPQIED; this is encoded by the coding sequence ATGATTTTATATATTACTTTAGGAGTTATTGTTGGTGTGGTGGGTGGCGCGGTGGTGGTCTGGTTGTTGTTGAATAAAACCAAAGAGGGAAGTCAGGTGGCGGATCAATCCATGCTTTTATTACAAAATCAACTTCAGGATTTGATTAGAACGGTTGATCAAAAATTGTCTGATTCTTCGACCATGATCCAAACTTCGATGCAGGGGCAATTTGGCGAGTCGCAAAAACTAGTTAATCAATTTTTGGGGGAGATCACTAAAATGACCGAGAAGGTGACCAGAGTAGAGGAGACCGGTAAACAAATGATCGGCTTTGCAGATCAACTCCAAAACATGCAGGATATTTTCAAAAATCCGAAACAGCGTGGAGTGATTGGGGAATATTATTTGGAAACCTTGTTAAAAAATGTCTTACCGACTGGTAGTTACCAAATGCAGTATCCATTTTCTGATGGGACGATTGTGGATGCGGTTGTGTTTGTGAAAGATAAAATAATTCCAGTTGATTCCAAATTTTCACTTGAAAATTATAACCGGTTAGCTGAAGAACGAGATCCACTAGAGCGAGAGCGACTGGAAAAGTTATTTAAGACTGATTTAAAAAACCGAATTGATGAGACGGCTAAATATGTGAAGCCCAACGAGAAAACAATGGACTTTGCTTTCATGTTTATTCCTCACGAAGCGGTTTATTATGATTTACTGGTCACCCAAGTGGGGGCGGTCAAGGTTAATACTCGCGATTTGGTGGAATATGCTTTTAAAGAAAAACACGTGATCATTGTCTCGCCAACTTCCTTCTTGGCATATCTACAGACCGTCCTACAAGGCCTAAAAGCCCTCCAGATAGAAGAACAGGCGGTCGAGATCCGGAAGCGAGTCGAAGACCTGGGGAAGCATATTGGGGCCTATGATGAGTATTTAAAGAAGCTAGGGAATGCTTTAGGGACAACTGTGAGCCACTATAATACGGCTTATAAGGAGTTTAAGAAGGTGGATAAGGATGTGTTGCGGGTGACAGGGGTAGGGGGTGAAATAGAGCCAATTGTGCTTGATAAGCCCCAAATTGAGGATTAA
- a CDS encoding class I SAM-dependent methyltransferase — protein MNILNKHPFEIWQSPAVTKLLADFFVTNYTWAGIPKDQAEEFVMTAWKGKGVIDTDVLRKECAKLLLQIKDDIKVKVTENEEFSLIKLDGVETFLDIGANRLAAINYYARRYEAVKFIGVDIIPQNGDFMFPDRGEYYQVEPDATSFPIPPGSVDVILIQHTFHHFPNEEVIRNTLNICRGLLKPGGKLVLMEETFTKDFDYSTIPNIVTNFGLQTDADLTRRFYDLTPAERWEFIIANDWLINVHNPHMQWTGQYRTWEDWTKLISEYGLNLQTSYNLGLRLNGRLKQGVHMVGEFQK, from the coding sequence ATGAATATACTCAACAAACACCCTTTTGAAATTTGGCAAAGTCCAGCTGTGACGAAACTGCTGGCAGATTTCTTTGTGACTAACTACACTTGGGCGGGGATTCCCAAAGACCAGGCGGAAGAATTTGTGATGACAGCCTGGAAAGGAAAGGGGGTTATTGATACTGATGTGTTACGGAAAGAATGTGCCAAATTGTTGTTACAGATAAAGGATGATATTAAAGTTAAAGTGACTGAGAATGAGGAATTTAGCCTAATTAAATTAGACGGTGTAGAAACTTTTTTGGATATCGGAGCCAATCGATTAGCGGCAATTAACTACTATGCTCGCCGGTATGAGGCGGTGAAATTTATTGGAGTAGATATTATTCCGCAAAACGGCGATTTCATGTTTCCAGATAGGGGAGAATATTATCAGGTTGAGCCAGACGCCACTTCGTTTCCTATACCTCCAGGATCCGTTGATGTGATCTTGATTCAACATACCTTTCATCATTTTCCTAATGAAGAAGTTATTCGGAATACGTTAAATATTTGTCGTGGTTTATTAAAACCAGGTGGGAAGTTAGTTTTGATGGAAGAAACATTTACTAAGGATTTTGATTATTCCACTATTCCTAATATTGTGACTAATTTTGGTTTGCAAACAGATGCTGATCTAACGAGACGATTTTATGATCTAACTCCGGCCGAGCGGTGGGAATTTATTATTGCTAACGACTGGCTAATTAATGTCCACAATCCACACATGCAGTGGACGGGCCAGTACCGGACTTGGGAAGATTGGACTAAATTAATCTCGGAGTATGGTTTAAATTTACAAACAAGCTATAACCTAGGTCTTCGTCTCAACGGCCGACTCAAACAAGGTGTTCATATGGTAGGCGAGTTTCAGAAGTAA
- a CDS encoding DUF2200 domain-containing protein: MKPEAPTKKHRIYTTSFVSVYPHYVAKAEKKGRTKKEVDEIICWLTGYSQKGLEEQLKKRTDFETFFAKAPKLNPLRTLVKGVICGVRIEEIKEPTMREIRYLDKLIDELAKGKVMEKILRQ, translated from the coding sequence ATGAAACCAGAAGCTCCCACCAAAAAACACCGTATTTATACAACCAGTTTTGTCAGTGTCTACCCCCATTATGTTGCTAAAGCAGAGAAAAAAGGTCGGACTAAAAAAGAAGTCGATGAGATCATCTGCTGGCTGACAGGTTACAGCCAGAAAGGATTAGAGGAACAGCTAAAAAAACGGACAGATTTTGAAACTTTCTTTGCCAAGGCACCAAAACTCAATCCTTTACGGACTTTGGTTAAAGGGGTGATTTGCGGTGTGCGAATAGAAGAGATTAAAGAACCAACGATGAGAGAAATTCGATATTTGGATAAGCTGATTGATGAGTTGGCTAAAGGAAAAGTGATGGAGAAGATTCTACGACAGTAA
- a CDS encoding YdeI/OmpD-associated family protein, which yields MTKKTTNSDTIHRVPKDLTAVLQSNKDILELWNGLTPLARNEWICWVTIVKKEATRTEHLARLSEDLRRGKRRPCCWPGCPHRKPKAQKWFDKKK from the coding sequence ATGACCAAAAAGACGACAAACTCTGATACTATCCACCGAGTTCCAAAAGATCTCACAGCAGTACTTCAATCAAATAAAGATATTTTAGAGTTGTGGAATGGGTTAACACCACTGGCTCGTAATGAATGGATTTGTTGGGTAACAATAGTCAAAAAAGAGGCAACCCGGACAGAACACTTAGCTAGGCTAAGTGAGGACTTACGAAGAGGAAAAAGACGGCCTTGTTGCTGGCCCGGCTGTCCTCATCGAAAACCCAAAGCTCAAAAGTGGTTTGATAAGAAAAAGTAG